In Alteromonas sp. V450, the following proteins share a genomic window:
- the lpxA gene encoding acyl-ACP--UDP-N-acetylglucosamine O-acyltransferase — MIHPTAVISDSAIIGENVTIGPFCVVDDNVTIGDGCVLKSHVVVRGPTRIGKNNKFYQFSSIGEDCQDKKYAGEPTELVIGDDNEFREGVTVHRGTIQDNGITIIGSRGLFMANAHVAHDCVLGNDIIVANNVAIAGHVHIDDFVIIGGATGIHQFCKVGAHAFLGAGGIILRDVPPFVMVSGQKNIPQGINSEGLKRRGFAKEEVLEIKRAYKAIYREGNTIDEAIEKMTQSAEKFSAVAQMVDFLKNASRGIIR, encoded by the coding sequence GTGATCCATCCAACTGCGGTAATTTCAGACAGTGCAATCATTGGTGAAAACGTCACCATTGGCCCGTTTTGTGTGGTTGATGATAATGTAACCATTGGAGATGGTTGTGTTCTGAAATCACATGTGGTGGTACGCGGCCCAACGCGTATCGGCAAGAACAATAAGTTTTATCAGTTTTCATCAATTGGTGAAGACTGTCAGGATAAAAAATACGCAGGCGAACCTACCGAGCTTGTTATTGGCGATGATAACGAATTCCGAGAAGGCGTTACCGTTCATAGGGGAACCATTCAAGATAATGGCATTACCATTATTGGTTCGCGTGGCTTGTTTATGGCGAACGCGCACGTGGCACATGACTGTGTGCTAGGAAACGATATCATAGTGGCCAATAATGTGGCGATTGCGGGCCATGTGCATATTGATGATTTTGTGATTATTGGCGGCGCAACAGGTATCCATCAATTTTGTAAAGTGGGCGCCCATGCGTTTTTAGGTGCAGGTGGTATTATTCTTCGTGACGTACCTCCGTTTGTCATGGTGAGCGGTCAGAAAAATATTCCTCAAGGGATTAACTCGGAAGGTTTAAAGCGACGCGGCTTTGCAAAAGAAGAAGTCTTGGAAATAAAGCGTGCTTATAAAGCAATATATCGAGAAGGGAACACCATCGATGAAGCCATTGAAAAAATGACACAATCAGCGGAAAAGTTCAGCGCCGTTGCGCAGATGGTTGATTTTCTGAAAAACGCATCACGAGGCATTATTCGTTAA
- the tilS gene encoding tRNA lysidine(34) synthetase TilS: MTQLQSPIIEHIVNRIATSLTNVKLPRQTPLVVAYSGGVDSTVLLQAVIAYREQFDSPIHAVHVHHGLSDNADDWARHCELQCRLEDVEFHQYRVAVDTGNRKSLEAEARKVRYNALLEVCDQIDGVLLLGQHAEDQLETVLLQLKRGAGPQGLAGMGEVQYRGDRLIMRPMLALEKAEILAYAEEEMLQWVEDESNQQNSFDRNFLRNEIIPHLLERWPKLTKTVGRSAELCAEQSALVSDSAQQYFEECKHSDFRLDGQKLAALSLPWQAMVIRTWFRTQRQLSPSKAQTDQVLAMLKAKHDATPEVNFKWGRVIRFDHDLHWVVNATHEVPQNLELAFGQDTYLPWLQGQVKVMKSAQKNDDTVLLRTNTRNLRVKPENASVSKLLKEWFKVWRVPRWERDGVPVIFINEQPVALIVLGRCEYLQPMSQGIEVVFQPC; this comes from the coding sequence GTGACCCAGCTACAATCCCCCATTATCGAACATATCGTTAACCGCATTGCGACATCACTCACTAATGTAAAGCTACCACGTCAAACGCCACTCGTCGTAGCCTATAGCGGCGGTGTGGATTCTACGGTGCTACTTCAAGCCGTAATTGCGTACAGGGAGCAGTTTGATAGCCCAATTCATGCAGTACATGTACACCACGGTTTAAGTGATAATGCTGACGACTGGGCCCGTCATTGTGAACTGCAGTGCAGACTTGAAGATGTTGAATTTCATCAGTATCGCGTAGCCGTTGATACCGGTAACAGAAAGAGCCTGGAAGCTGAAGCGCGCAAAGTTCGATACAACGCACTTTTAGAAGTGTGTGATCAAATAGACGGTGTGTTGCTTTTGGGGCAGCACGCAGAAGATCAGCTTGAAACCGTATTGCTTCAGCTAAAACGCGGTGCTGGTCCGCAAGGCTTGGCGGGTATGGGTGAAGTGCAGTATCGCGGCGATAGATTAATAATGCGTCCTATGTTAGCACTAGAGAAAGCCGAGATTTTGGCTTATGCCGAAGAGGAAATGCTGCAGTGGGTTGAGGATGAATCTAACCAGCAAAACAGCTTTGACAGGAATTTTTTAAGGAACGAGATCATACCTCATTTGCTTGAGCGGTGGCCTAAGTTAACCAAGACAGTGGGGCGCAGCGCAGAGCTTTGTGCTGAGCAAAGCGCACTGGTCAGCGACTCTGCGCAGCAATATTTTGAAGAATGTAAACACTCAGATTTTAGGCTAGACGGGCAAAAGCTCGCTGCATTGTCGTTACCTTGGCAGGCCATGGTCATTCGTACGTGGTTTAGGACACAACGTCAGCTGTCGCCGTCAAAAGCGCAGACAGACCAAGTGCTTGCAATGTTAAAAGCAAAGCACGATGCAACCCCTGAAGTTAATTTTAAGTGGGGCAGGGTAATTCGCTTTGACCACGACCTTCATTGGGTGGTGAATGCTACCCATGAGGTACCGCAAAATCTTGAACTGGCATTTGGACAAGATACATATTTACCTTGGTTGCAGGGGCAAGTGAAGGTAATGAAATCTGCTCAGAAAAATGACGATACAGTATTGTTACGAACCAATACGCGTAACCTACGAGTGAAACCAGAAAACGCGAGCGTGTCCAAGCTACTGAAAGAATGGTTCAAAGTATGGCGTGTACCGCGATGGGAGCGAGACGGTGTGCCGGTTATATTTATTAACGAGCAACCTGTAGCACTTATTGTTTTAGGACGTTGTGAGTATTTACAGCCAATGTCTCAAGGTATTGAGGTCGTGTTCCAACCTTGTTAG
- the rnhB gene encoding ribonuclease HII, whose product MHKLIAGVDEVGRGPLVGDVVTAAVILDPENPIEGLTDSKKLSEKKRVALAQEIREKALYWNIGRASPEEIDKLNILHATMLAMIRAVEGLPVRPDFVRVDGNRVPAWNFESEAVVKGDSLHAEISAASIIAKVERDNDMISLHEAYPQYNFAGHKGYPTKAHFEAIAEYGILDCYRKSFKPVKALLEEK is encoded by the coding sequence TTGCATAAGTTAATTGCCGGCGTTGATGAAGTAGGTCGCGGCCCCTTAGTAGGTGATGTGGTCACCGCCGCGGTCATTCTCGACCCAGAAAACCCCATTGAAGGGCTAACCGACTCTAAAAAACTGAGTGAAAAAAAGCGCGTAGCCCTTGCCCAAGAAATTCGTGAAAAAGCACTCTACTGGAATATCGGTAGAGCGAGCCCAGAAGAAATAGACAAGCTTAATATTCTGCACGCTACCATGCTCGCCATGATCCGCGCAGTGGAAGGTTTGCCTGTAAGGCCTGACTTTGTGCGCGTAGATGGCAACCGTGTTCCGGCGTGGAACTTTGAGTCTGAAGCGGTAGTGAAAGGCGACAGTCTGCACGCCGAAATTTCAGCGGCTTCCATCATTGCCAAAGTAGAGCGAGATAATGATATGATTTCGCTTCACGAGGCCTATCCGCAATATAACTTTGCTGGGCACAAAGGTTACCCCACAAAAGCACACTTTGAAGCCATCGCTGAATATGGCATCTTAGACTGCTATCGAAAAAGTTTTAAACCTGTAAAAGCGCTACTCGAAGAGAAATAA
- the accA gene encoding acetyl-CoA carboxylase carboxyl transferase subunit alpha yields MSIQFLDFEQPIAELEAKIEELRLVNQGGEFDVGIEEEINKLRGKSAELTKKIFSDLGAWQVSQLARHPMRPYTLDYIPRIFTEFDELAGDRAFADDKAIVGGPAMLDDQPVMIIGHQKGRDTNEKIKRNFGMPKPEGYRKALRLMKMAERFNMPIITFIDTPGAYPGVGAEERGQSEAIAKNLFEMAELTVPIVCTVIGEGGSGGALAIGVGDRVNMLQYSTYSVISPEGCASILWKSAEKAPLAAEAMGVSAPQIKELGLINSIVEEPLGGAHRDHNGMAANLKAVIKQQLNQLKELDKTKLMEERYQRLMSFGYC; encoded by the coding sequence ATGAGTATACAGTTTTTGGACTTTGAACAGCCAATAGCCGAACTAGAAGCAAAAATTGAAGAGCTTAGATTGGTAAATCAAGGTGGCGAGTTTGACGTTGGTATTGAAGAAGAAATCAATAAGCTTCGCGGTAAAAGCGCAGAGCTGACCAAAAAGATCTTTTCTGATCTTGGCGCATGGCAAGTTTCACAACTTGCACGTCACCCAATGCGTCCATATACGTTAGATTATATTCCTCGTATTTTTACAGAGTTCGACGAGCTTGCTGGCGACCGCGCGTTTGCTGACGATAAAGCGATTGTTGGTGGACCAGCAATGCTAGATGATCAGCCTGTGATGATTATTGGTCATCAAAAAGGGCGTGATACCAACGAAAAGATTAAGCGTAACTTCGGTATGCCTAAACCTGAAGGCTACCGTAAAGCCTTGCGTCTTATGAAGATGGCTGAGCGCTTTAACATGCCTATCATCACGTTTATCGATACGCCAGGGGCATACCCAGGTGTGGGTGCGGAAGAACGTGGCCAAAGTGAAGCCATCGCGAAAAACCTATTCGAGATGGCTGAGCTTACTGTTCCTATCGTATGTACCGTAATCGGTGAAGGTGGTTCAGGTGGCGCATTAGCCATCGGTGTTGGCGATCGCGTAAATATGCTTCAATATTCTACCTACTCGGTGATTTCACCAGAAGGTTGTGCGTCTATTTTGTGGAAAAGTGCAGAGAAAGCGCCACTCGCTGCAGAAGCTATGGGTGTAAGTGCGCCACAAATTAAAGAGCTAGGCCTGATTAACAGTATTGTTGAAGAACCTCTAGGTGGTGCACATCGCGATCACAATGGCATGGCGGCTAATTTGAAGGCCGTGATTAAGCAGCAGCTTAACCAGCTTAAAGAACTAGATAAGACTAAATTGATGGAAGAGCGTTACCAGCGTTTAATGTCGTTCGGTTATTGCTAA
- the fabZ gene encoding 3-hydroxyacyl-ACP dehydratase FabZ: protein MANSLNTIEIQEILALLPHRYPFLLVDRVTDYVLGESVKAYKNITINEPCFMGHFPEQPIFPGVLILEAMAQAAGVLGFKTMGSNDKLYLYAGIDNARFKRPVVPGDKLEFDVALVKERRGIWKFQGTASVDGDLACSAEFMCAMREIA, encoded by the coding sequence TTGGCCAATTCACTCAATACCATTGAAATTCAGGAAATTTTGGCACTTTTGCCGCATAGGTACCCATTTTTACTCGTTGATCGTGTTACCGATTACGTTCTTGGCGAGTCTGTAAAGGCTTACAAGAACATTACCATCAATGAACCATGCTTCATGGGACACTTTCCTGAACAACCTATATTCCCCGGTGTACTCATTCTTGAGGCAATGGCACAAGCTGCGGGTGTTTTAGGATTTAAGACGATGGGAAGTAATGATAAATTGTATCTTTATGCAGGGATAGATAATGCGCGTTTCAAGCGCCCGGTTGTACCTGGCGATAAGTTAGAATTTGATGTAGCGTTGGTAAAAGAGCGAAGAGGGATTTGGAAATTTCAAGGTACTGCTAGCGTCGATGGCGATTTGGCGTGCAGTGCAGAGTTTATGTGTGCGATGAGAGAGATAGCCTAA
- a CDS encoding OmpH family outer membrane protein, translating into MKQLVKHIVAGAMLGSALVSTSVMAEQKIAVVDVQGIFQAMPQAAEIQNAIQTEFKDQIEEVNQLQRDGQFFAERLQRDAATMSDAEKKDLEQKILKVREDLAAKGQPLQQNIQRRSNEERNKLLGLIKQAIDSVAAKEGYDLILNAGAVAFTKEEHDLSEQVLKQVSKAN; encoded by the coding sequence TTGAAACAGTTGGTTAAACATATTGTTGCAGGTGCAATGTTAGGTAGCGCTTTAGTAAGCACATCTGTAATGGCGGAACAGAAAATAGCCGTTGTTGATGTTCAAGGTATTTTTCAAGCAATGCCACAGGCTGCTGAAATTCAAAATGCGATCCAAACAGAATTTAAAGACCAGATTGAAGAAGTTAATCAGCTTCAAAGAGATGGTCAGTTCTTCGCTGAGCGCCTACAGCGTGATGCAGCAACAATGAGCGATGCTGAGAAGAAAGATTTAGAGCAAAAGATTTTGAAAGTACGTGAAGACCTTGCTGCAAAAGGCCAGCCTCTTCAACAGAATATTCAACGTCGTAGCAATGAAGAGCGCAACAAGCTGCTAGGCCTTATCAAGCAAGCTATCGACTCTGTTGCGGCAAAAGAAGGCTATGACCTTATTTTGAACGCAGGCGCTGTGGCTTTCACAAAAGAAGAGCATGATCTTTCTGAACAAGTATTAAAGCAAGTCAGCAAAGCGAACTAG
- a CDS encoding GGDEF domain-containing protein gives MDFSTSLIDNTTQHNTFYATNSTDSHLSLGELSGFITQLLSTLDLQELGTVYYQQLNTLLPVVGFSLSDFDSRWVYGNAKISSTLVDLPLKGASSTTGEQAHAYYYISSPLSLSQRETLFQLHDLFGKQVQHALSMLRLQQMATKDVLTSLGNRAGFEQSMIRQLGWAQRHNDPFALLVIDLDNFKYVNDNYGHREGDKVLVHVASHLVNVLRDEDEPFRYGGDEFCCLLDCQTQQQLACAAQRIQHSVNSSGYLRGLGVSCSLGGAIFREGDTTGSLFDRADSALYRVKSSGKNSYHAA, from the coding sequence GTGGACTTTTCAACGTCACTAATCGACAACACAACGCAACACAATACATTTTATGCTACCAATAGCACTGATAGTCATTTGTCACTTGGGGAATTGTCAGGATTCATAACTCAGTTGCTCTCTACACTTGATCTCCAAGAGCTCGGTACCGTTTACTATCAGCAGCTAAACACCCTTTTACCTGTTGTTGGTTTTAGCTTATCAGATTTCGACTCACGCTGGGTTTACGGCAACGCTAAAATATCATCTACACTTGTCGACTTACCTCTTAAAGGCGCCTCATCAACAACAGGTGAACAGGCGCACGCGTACTATTACATTAGTTCACCCTTGTCATTATCGCAACGAGAAACGCTCTTTCAACTACATGATTTATTTGGAAAACAAGTCCAACACGCATTGTCGATGCTGCGCCTGCAACAGATGGCAACTAAAGACGTACTCACCAGTCTAGGAAACAGAGCTGGCTTTGAACAATCCATGATAAGACAGCTTGGATGGGCGCAAAGACATAATGACCCTTTTGCTTTACTCGTCATTGATTTAGATAACTTTAAATATGTAAACGACAATTATGGGCACAGAGAGGGCGATAAAGTGCTGGTGCACGTTGCGTCTCACCTTGTAAATGTATTGCGTGATGAAGATGAGCCGTTTCGCTATGGCGGTGACGAATTCTGTTGCCTCCTTGACTGTCAAACTCAACAACAATTGGCATGTGCAGCGCAACGCATTCAACACAGTGTCAATAGTTCTGGTTACCTACGTGGGCTGGGGGTTTCCTGTAGTTTAGGCGGCGCAATATTTCGCGAAGGTGATACAACAGGAAGCTTGTTTGACAGAGCTGATAGCGCACTTTACCGCGTTAAAAGTTCAGGTAAAAATAGCTATCACGCAGCTTAA
- the lpxB gene encoding lipid-A-disaccharide synthase — MSTPIRIGMVAGEPSGDVLAAGMVAELKRQYPDAIIEGIGGPNMINAGFHSLFDMETLSVMGLVEVLSHLPAILKVKKQLLAHFEQNSPDIFIGIDAPDFNLRVEKALKARGIKTMHYVSPTVWAWREKRIHKIAKAANRVLGLFPFEQQVYDKYKVPYTFVGHTMADAIAIEPDQSAARQVLGVDSNAPILAVLPGSRRGEVDTLLPVFLKTIEAIHAKRSDIQFLIPAANEHRLAQIKALLLEANNAEERLPIQVTQGTSRDAMIASDVILLASGTATLEAMLCKRPMVAAYLLAPLTYKIMQRLYKAPFFTLPNLLADEAIIPELLQEEVNAENMSSRLLNFFESDNSALISRFTDLHHTLKCNADKTAAKAVVEELFA; from the coding sequence ATGTCTACGCCTATCCGTATCGGCATGGTTGCCGGAGAGCCCTCTGGTGACGTGCTTGCCGCCGGAATGGTTGCAGAGTTAAAGCGCCAATACCCAGATGCTATCATCGAAGGTATTGGCGGTCCCAACATGATAAATGCAGGTTTCCATAGTTTGTTTGATATGGAAACCTTGTCAGTTATGGGGCTTGTAGAAGTCCTCTCTCATTTACCTGCTATTTTAAAAGTAAAAAAGCAGTTGCTTGCTCACTTTGAGCAAAATTCCCCCGATATTTTTATAGGTATTGATGCGCCTGATTTTAATTTGAGGGTAGAAAAAGCCCTAAAAGCTCGTGGTATTAAAACCATGCATTATGTGAGTCCTACCGTATGGGCGTGGCGTGAGAAGCGCATCCACAAAATAGCAAAAGCGGCTAATCGCGTGCTAGGGTTATTTCCTTTCGAACAGCAGGTTTACGATAAATATAAGGTTCCCTATACTTTTGTAGGGCATACCATGGCTGACGCTATAGCGATTGAGCCCGATCAAAGTGCAGCGAGACAAGTATTGGGTGTAGATAGTAATGCACCCATATTGGCCGTACTTCCCGGCTCACGAAGAGGTGAAGTGGATACACTTCTTCCAGTATTTCTCAAGACCATTGAAGCTATTCATGCCAAGCGTAGCGATATTCAGTTTCTTATCCCTGCAGCAAACGAGCATCGTCTTGCGCAAATAAAAGCGCTTTTGCTTGAAGCCAATAATGCAGAGGAACGCTTACCCATTCAGGTAACCCAAGGTACATCGCGAGATGCGATGATCGCTAGCGATGTAATATTGCTTGCGTCAGGCACGGCTACCTTAGAAGCCATGTTGTGCAAGCGCCCCATGGTAGCCGCTTATTTACTTGCACCGCTTACGTATAAAATTATGCAGCGCTTGTACAAAGCGCCGTTCTTCACGTTGCCAAACTTATTGGCTGATGAGGCAATTATTCCTGAATTACTGCAAGAAGAAGTAAACGCAGAGAATATGAGCAGTCGGCTACTCAACTTCTTCGAAAGTGATAATTCTGCCCTGATTTCCCGTTTCACCGACCTCCACCATACGCTAAAATGCAATGCTGATAAAACAGCAGCAAAAGCTGTCGTGGAGGAATTGTTTGCATAA
- the dnaE gene encoding DNA polymerase III subunit alpha yields the protein MSSPFIHLRVHSDFSMMDGLNKVKPILGKVAALGMPAVAITDQMNMCGLVKFYSEAHNLGIKPIIGTDFWVTNDVFGDEPFRLTLIAMNNEGYKNITILISKAYLRGHLAHRAVIDQEWLAEHSEGVIVLSGAQHGDVGVGLMKNNAKILDSALEFYQTHFPDRFYLELIRTGRQGEEDYLHLAVELAEQRGLPVVATNEVCFIDREGFDAHEIRVCIHDGYTLDDNRRPKRYSDQQYLRTAEEMVELFSDIPEAIENTVEIAKRCNVTVRLNEYFLPQFPTGGMTTEDFLVKVSEEGLEERLEFLFPDEEVRKAKRPEYDDRLRIELEVINQMGFPGYFLIVMEFIQWSKDNGIPVGPGRGSGAGSLVAYALKITDLDPLEFDLLFERFLNPERVSMPDFDVDFCMDRRDEVIDHVAELYGRQAVSQIITFGTMAAKAVVRDVGRVLGHPYGFVDRISKLIPPDPGMTLEKAFKAEPQLPEVYESDEEVKDLIDMARILEGVTRNAGKHAGGVVIAPTTITDFSPLYCDDEGKNPVTQFDKNDVETAGLVKFDFLGLRTLTIIQWAIDMIKEGKNVDVDISAIPLEDPKSFRTLQNAETTAVFQLESRGMKELIKRLKPDCFEDIIALVALFRPGPLQSGMVDNFIDRKHGREEISYPDAEYQHECLKEILEPTYGIILYQEQVMQIAQEMAGYSLGGADLLRRAMGKKKPEEMAKQRGTFAEGAKGNNIDPDLAMKIFDLVEKFAGYGFNKSHSAAYALVSYQTLWLKVHYPAEFMAAVMSADMDNTDKIVTLVDECERMGIEILPPDLNAGKYKFTVDSEGRIVYGIGAIKGVGEGPIEAIIEARETQGAFKDLFDFCAKIDIKRVNKRVLEKLVLAGAMDNLGPHRASLMASLPEALAAAGQHAKAESFGQSDMFGLLTTEPEDVKQAFADVPEWPEKVWLEGEKDTLGLYLTGHPINQYAEELRYYTDGRLVDLKPTNKDQMASAVGLVLGVRVMTNKRGRRWAIVTLDDKSARIDVRFFPDMYEQFESVLETDRILLIKGQVSFDDFSGGNTITARDVMDIVQAREKNARALALNIDTQLLEPKKMSQMQSILQAFNGGSCPVQLAVTHPDAEVTLACGARWYVTPEDQLLHDLKQCLGDKAVSILYH from the coding sequence ATGTCATCGCCATTTATTCATTTACGTGTTCACAGCGACTTTTCGATGATGGACGGCCTGAATAAGGTAAAGCCTATTCTAGGTAAAGTGGCCGCGCTCGGCATGCCTGCCGTGGCGATCACCGACCAAATGAATATGTGTGGCTTGGTAAAGTTTTATTCAGAGGCACATAACTTAGGTATTAAGCCCATTATCGGCACCGACTTTTGGGTTACCAATGACGTTTTTGGGGATGAACCTTTCAGACTAACCCTTATTGCAATGAACAATGAGGGATATAAGAACATTACAATTCTTATCTCCAAGGCCTACCTTCGTGGACACTTGGCACACCGTGCTGTTATCGATCAAGAGTGGTTGGCAGAGCACAGTGAAGGCGTGATTGTTTTATCGGGTGCACAGCATGGTGATGTTGGTGTGGGTTTAATGAAAAACAACGCCAAAATTCTCGACAGTGCCCTTGAGTTTTATCAAACTCATTTTCCCGACCGCTTTTATTTAGAACTGATTAGAACCGGTAGACAAGGTGAGGAAGATTACTTGCACCTTGCCGTGGAGCTTGCTGAGCAGCGCGGCTTACCCGTGGTTGCCACCAATGAAGTGTGCTTTATTGACCGTGAAGGCTTTGATGCTCACGAAATTCGTGTATGTATTCACGATGGCTACACGCTTGATGATAACCGCCGCCCTAAACGCTACAGCGACCAGCAATATCTGCGCACTGCAGAGGAAATGGTTGAGTTATTTAGCGATATTCCTGAAGCCATAGAAAATACGGTTGAAATTGCTAAGCGCTGTAATGTTACCGTACGGTTAAACGAGTACTTCTTACCGCAATTTCCAACCGGCGGCATGACCACCGAAGACTTCTTGGTTAAAGTGTCTGAAGAGGGGTTGGAAGAACGTCTAGAATTTCTATTTCCCGATGAAGAAGTGCGCAAAGCCAAACGTCCAGAGTACGATGACCGACTTCGCATTGAGCTTGAAGTTATCAACCAAATGGGTTTCCCAGGCTACTTCCTTATCGTTATGGAGTTTATCCAGTGGAGCAAGGATAACGGAATTCCGGTAGGGCCAGGGCGGGGCTCTGGTGCGGGTTCACTGGTGGCTTATGCCCTAAAAATTACCGACCTAGACCCGCTTGAATTCGACTTGCTATTCGAACGTTTCTTGAACCCAGAGCGTGTATCCATGCCCGACTTCGACGTCGACTTCTGTATGGATAGACGAGACGAGGTAATCGATCACGTTGCTGAGCTTTACGGGCGTCAGGCGGTATCGCAGATCATTACGTTTGGTACTATGGCGGCAAAAGCGGTAGTGCGCGACGTAGGCCGCGTACTTGGTCACCCTTACGGCTTTGTAGACAGGATCTCAAAGCTTATTCCACCCGATCCAGGCATGACGCTTGAAAAGGCGTTTAAAGCCGAGCCACAGCTACCAGAAGTGTATGAAAGCGATGAGGAAGTGAAAGACCTTATCGATATGGCGCGAATACTTGAAGGGGTTACCCGAAATGCCGGTAAGCACGCCGGTGGTGTTGTTATTGCGCCAACCACTATCACAGATTTCTCGCCGTTGTATTGTGATGACGAAGGTAAAAACCCCGTAACCCAGTTCGACAAAAACGACGTTGAAACGGCGGGCTTGGTAAAATTCGACTTCTTAGGTCTTCGTACGCTGACTATTATTCAGTGGGCAATAGATATGATCAAAGAAGGGAAGAACGTTGATGTCGATATCAGCGCTATTCCGCTTGAAGATCCTAAGAGTTTCAGAACCCTTCAAAACGCCGAGACAACTGCGGTATTCCAGCTGGAATCTCGCGGTATGAAAGAGCTAATTAAGCGCCTTAAACCTGACTGCTTCGAAGATATTATCGCACTGGTGGCCCTGTTCCGTCCGGGCCCGCTGCAATCAGGCATGGTAGATAACTTTATTGACCGTAAGCACGGACGTGAAGAAATTTCCTACCCCGATGCAGAATATCAGCACGAGTGCTTGAAAGAAATTCTAGAGCCTACCTATGGCATTATCTTGTATCAGGAACAGGTAATGCAGATAGCCCAGGAAATGGCGGGCTACTCGCTAGGCGGCGCTGACTTGCTTCGTCGTGCTATGGGTAAGAAAAAGCCTGAAGAGATGGCCAAGCAGCGCGGCACGTTCGCCGAGGGTGCGAAGGGCAATAATATTGACCCAGACCTTGCGATGAAAATCTTCGACTTGGTAGAAAAGTTCGCGGGTTACGGGTTCAACAAATCTCACTCTGCCGCTTACGCCTTGGTGTCTTACCAAACCCTGTGGCTAAAAGTACATTATCCTGCGGAATTCATGGCTGCGGTAATGTCGGCGGATATGGATAACACCGACAAAATTGTGACGCTTGTCGATGAATGTGAGCGCATGGGTATTGAGATACTGCCGCCAGATTTAAACGCAGGTAAATACAAGTTTACCGTCGATAGCGAAGGTCGCATTGTTTACGGTATCGGTGCGATTAAAGGGGTGGGGGAAGGCCCAATTGAGGCGATTATAGAAGCGCGGGAGACCCAAGGGGCATTTAAAGATCTTTTTGATTTCTGCGCCAAGATAGACATTAAACGCGTAAACAAACGAGTGCTAGAAAAGCTAGTGTTAGCGGGGGCAATGGATAACTTAGGTCCACATCGCGCAAGCCTTATGGCGAGTTTACCCGAGGCTCTTGCCGCCGCTGGGCAGCACGCAAAAGCCGAGTCTTTTGGTCAATCTGATATGTTCGGATTACTGACTACCGAGCCAGAAGACGTGAAGCAAGCGTTTGCTGACGTCCCTGAATGGCCTGAGAAAGTATGGCTAGAAGGTGAAAAAGATACCCTTGGTTTGTACTTAACCGGTCACCCCATCAATCAGTACGCGGAAGAACTGCGTTACTACACCGACGGACGGCTAGTTGATTTAAAACCAACCAACAAAGATCAAATGGCCAGTGCAGTAGGATTGGTACTTGGCGTACGCGTAATGACGAACAAACGCGGACGTCGCTGGGCTATAGTGACACTGGATGACAAGAGTGCCAGAATAGATGTACGCTTCTTTCCTGATATGTATGAACAGTTCGAAAGTGTATTAGAAACTGACAGAATTTTGCTTATAAAGGGACAGGTCAGCTTTGATGATTTCTCTGGGGGCAATACAATCACCGCCCGTGATGTAATGGACATTGTTCAAGCACGAGAGAAAAACGCGAGAGCGCTGGCACTAAATATTGATACCCAGCTGCTTGAACCGAAGAAAATGAGTCAGATGCAATCTATCCTGCAGGCATTTAACGGTGGAAGTTGTCCAGTTCAGTTAGCGGTAACCCATCCAGACGCGGAAGTAACCTTGGCGTGTGGTGCAAGGTGGTACGTTACTCCTGAAGACCAACTTTTACACGATCTCAAACAATGTTTGGGAGACAAAGCCGTTTCAATTCTCTACCATTAA